A genomic stretch from Colwellia sp. Arc7-635 includes:
- the ubiA gene encoding 4-hydroxybenzoate octaprenyltransferase: MSELTEKLTAIKQITRMDKPIGTYLLLWPTYWALWIASDGWPSLHMILVFSLGVFFMRSAGCIINDYADRKIDGAVKRTQNRPLVTGALSSSEALQLFATFILLAFTLVLTLSHYTILLSSVAVLLAISYPFMKRITHFPQIVLGAAFSWGMIMAFAQEQGEIPVVAWLLFSANILWTVAYDTMYAMVDRDDDLRIGVKSTAIIFGENDKRIIMFLQLMTLALLFTVGDILAFGWPYQLSLVIAAGFFCYQQMLISERDRDRCFQAFLNNHYVGLIVFIGVTVEYL; this comes from the coding sequence TTGAGTGAGTTAACAGAAAAGCTAACCGCCATTAAACAAATTACTCGCATGGACAAGCCTATTGGCACTTACTTGCTGTTGTGGCCAACTTATTGGGCACTATGGATCGCCTCTGATGGTTGGCCGTCATTACACATGATATTGGTTTTCAGCTTAGGTGTTTTTTTCATGCGTAGCGCCGGTTGTATTATTAACGATTACGCTGACCGAAAAATTGATGGTGCGGTGAAACGTACGCAAAATAGGCCGTTAGTCACTGGTGCATTGTCGAGTAGTGAAGCGTTGCAATTGTTTGCAACTTTTATTCTATTAGCTTTTACCTTAGTGCTGACCTTAAGTCATTACACCATATTGCTTTCTTCTGTCGCGGTTTTATTAGCGATTAGCTACCCGTTTATGAAGCGCATTACGCACTTTCCACAAATCGTGCTAGGTGCTGCCTTTAGCTGGGGTATGATCATGGCCTTTGCGCAAGAGCAAGGTGAAATACCGGTAGTGGCTTGGCTCTTATTTAGTGCCAATATTTTATGGACTGTCGCATACGATACTATGTATGCCATGGTGGATCGTGACGATGATTTAAGAATAGGCGTTAAGTCGACAGCGATAATTTTTGGCGAAAATGATAAACGTATTATTATGTTTTTACAGCTAATGACCTTAGCTTTATTGTTCACTGTGGGTGACATATTGGCGTTTGGCTGGCCTTATCAGTTGTCATTAGTGATAGCTGCAGGATTTTTCTGTTATCAACAAATGCTAATTTCTGAACGTGATCGTGACCGTTGTTTTCAAGCCTTTTTAAACAATCACTATGTTGGCTTAATCGTTTTTATTGGTGTAACGGTAGAGTATTTATAA
- the tdh gene encoding L-threonine 3-dehydrogenase has protein sequence MKALAKLKAEPGIWMTDAPKPEIGHNDLLIKIKKTAICGTDIHIYNWDEWSQKTIPVPMVVGHEYAGEVVGIGQEVKGFALGDRVSGEGHITCGHCRNCRGGRTHLCRNTVGVGVNREGSFAEYLVIPAFNAFKLPDEVSDDLAAIFDPFGNAVHTALSFDLVGEDVLITGAGPIGIMAAAVAKHVGARHVVITDVNEYRLELARKMGATRAVDVSKEKLSDVMTDLGMTEGFDVGMEMSGVPMAFTDMLASMNNGGKIAMLGIPGQDMAIDWSQIIFKGLTIKGIYGREMFETWYKMASLIQSGLDLSPIITHHFNVDDFQQGFDIMRSGQSGKVILNWEK, from the coding sequence ATGAAAGCATTAGCGAAATTAAAAGCAGAACCAGGCATTTGGATGACAGATGCGCCAAAGCCTGAAATTGGTCATAACGACCTGCTGATCAAAATTAAAAAAACCGCTATTTGTGGTACGGATATTCATATTTACAACTGGGATGAATGGTCACAAAAAACCATTCCTGTACCTATGGTTGTTGGTCATGAATATGCTGGTGAAGTTGTTGGTATTGGCCAAGAAGTGAAAGGCTTTGCCTTAGGTGACCGTGTTTCTGGTGAAGGCCATATTACTTGTGGTCATTGTCGTAACTGTCGTGGTGGCCGTACGCATTTATGTCGTAATACGGTTGGTGTTGGTGTTAATCGTGAAGGTTCATTTGCTGAATATTTAGTGATTCCAGCGTTTAATGCTTTTAAATTACCGGATGAAGTTTCTGATGATTTAGCGGCTATATTCGACCCGTTTGGCAATGCTGTGCATACCGCTTTGTCGTTTGACTTAGTGGGTGAAGACGTTTTGATTACCGGTGCTGGCCCTATTGGCATTATGGCTGCAGCAGTGGCAAAGCATGTCGGTGCTCGTCATGTGGTTATTACTGACGTGAATGAATATCGCTTAGAGCTAGCGCGAAAAATGGGTGCTACGCGTGCTGTTGATGTTAGCAAAGAAAAGCTTTCTGATGTCATGACTGATCTAGGTATGACTGAAGGTTTTGATGTTGGTATGGAAATGTCAGGCGTGCCAATGGCATTTACTGATATGTTAGCCAGTATGAATAATGGCGGTAAAATTGCCATGTTAGGCATTCCTGGACAAGATATGGCGATTGATTGGAGTCAAATTATTTTTAAAGGTTTAACCATTAAAGGTATTTATGGCCGTGAAATGTTTGAAACTTGGTATAAAATGGCGAGTTTGATTCAATCTGGTCTAGATTTATCGCCAATTATCACACATCACTTTAATGTAGATGATTTTCAGCAAGGTTTTGATATCATGCGTTCAGGACAATCAGGTAAAGTAATTTTAAACTGGGAAAAATAA
- the glpE gene encoding thiosulfate sulfurtransferase GlpE, translating to MANSEENFKHMQISDLQQVLTDEAYVVVDIRDAASFQAGHIPNAIHLSNESLPEFLRTADFDAPVVVCCYHGISSQQAAQFLISQDFTDVYSLDGGFTDWQMQYPDVVAR from the coding sequence ATGGCAAATAGCGAAGAAAATTTTAAGCACATGCAAATCAGCGACCTGCAGCAAGTGTTAACTGATGAGGCGTATGTGGTAGTTGATATTCGCGATGCAGCCTCGTTTCAAGCTGGGCATATTCCTAATGCTATACATTTAAGTAATGAGAGTTTGCCTGAGTTTTTGCGTACCGCTGATTTTGACGCACCCGTTGTGGTGTGTTGTTATCACGGCATATCAAGCCAGCAAGCGGCTCAGTTCTTGATCAGTCAAGATTTCACCGACGTGTATTCTTTGGATGGCGGCTTCACTGACTGGCAAATGCAATATCCGGATGTTGTAGCACGCTAA
- the waaA gene encoding lipid IV(A) 3-deoxy-D-manno-octulosonic acid transferase codes for MRFILALLLYRLLFLCLTPLLIIVFLLRSINHPAYRARLLERLGRLSPTLKPAGIVVHAASVGEVIALKPFISQLITNYAELPITITTFTPTGSAQVKKLFGDKVQHCYLPLDNIISTSLFLKRLKPKAMIFMETELWPNLIAQCESKHVKLLLVNGRLSDKSMRSYRKLAWLITPTIQRFDKILTQSQVNQDNYLAMGANTDTCALSGNLKFDISINNDLEAKQKELEILLTEKRNVWLIASTHPGDEALALTAFERIKQQDKKALLVIVPRHPERFSQVAKLAQDAGNNVLKRSLKQSVTLETNVWIIDTLGELLAACALADVVTMGGSFNEIGGHNPLEPALFQKPMIVGPNMSNFIEILAQLVSARGIIQLSENEDMPQSLANQVLQLFNDKASAQTLGRNSYKVVQENQGATQCSLTALRALIDL; via the coding sequence GTGCGCTTTATCCTCGCTTTGCTTTTATACAGATTATTATTTTTATGCTTAACGCCGCTACTTATCATCGTGTTTTTGTTGCGTTCTATCAATCATCCCGCTTATCGAGCACGATTACTTGAGCGTTTAGGCCGACTTTCTCCCACACTAAAGCCTGCAGGTATCGTTGTGCATGCGGCAAGTGTTGGTGAAGTTATTGCTTTAAAACCTTTTATCTCACAGCTCATCACCAACTATGCCGAATTACCCATTACCATTACCACTTTTACACCTACGGGCTCAGCGCAGGTAAAAAAACTCTTTGGCGATAAAGTACAACATTGTTACCTGCCGCTAGACAACATCATTTCTACAAGTTTATTTTTAAAGCGTTTAAAGCCCAAAGCAATGATTTTTATGGAAACAGAATTGTGGCCAAATTTAATCGCGCAATGCGAAAGCAAACATGTAAAATTATTATTAGTTAATGGCCGACTTTCTGATAAATCAATGCGCAGCTATCGAAAATTAGCTTGGTTGATCACGCCAACCATTCAACGTTTTGACAAAATATTAACTCAAAGCCAAGTGAACCAAGACAATTATTTAGCGATGGGGGCGAACACTGATACTTGTGCTTTATCCGGTAATTTAAAATTTGATATTTCAATAAATAACGACCTCGAAGCTAAGCAAAAAGAGCTAGAAATTTTACTAACAGAAAAGCGTAACGTTTGGCTTATTGCTAGTACACACCCTGGCGACGAAGCATTAGCACTGACAGCATTTGAGCGGATAAAGCAGCAAGACAAGAAAGCCTTGCTCGTTATTGTGCCGCGACACCCTGAACGTTTTTCACAAGTAGCAAAACTAGCACAAGATGCAGGCAATAATGTGCTAAAACGCAGCTTAAAACAGTCAGTAACACTTGAGACTAACGTCTGGATTATAGACACCTTGGGCGAATTACTCGCCGCATGCGCACTTGCTGACGTAGTCACGATGGGAGGAAGTTTTAACGAAATTGGCGGTCATAACCCATTAGAACCAGCATTATTTCAAAAACCCATGATAGTTGGCCCAAATATGAGTAATTTTATAGAGATTTTAGCGCAACTAGTCTCAGCTCGTGGAATAATACAATTATCAGAAAACGAAGATATGCCGCAAAGCTTAGCAAATCAGGTACTGCAATTATTTAACGACAAAGCAAGCGCACAAACTTTAGGTAGAAATAGCTATAAAGTAGTGCAAGAAAATCAAGGCGCAACACAATGCTCATTAACGGCATTGCGCGCACTTATCGACTTGTAG
- the glpG gene encoding rhomboid family intramembrane serine protease GlpG produces MLEQTLRPLVKVTQHNIALLFCNYLKTLNIQAQVITEDAGFVVYCQDDKHEIAQQEFEQFIADPYQVKYQQAAWQSGDVTDVNPHAPALLTSFKSQFLSHAGIVTLTIFALCWLVFIASNLGWANTVFHHLQFYSTLNLDAVLQAPHRLLGPAFYHFSWLHIVFNTMWWWQLGGSIERTTGKFSLITLLLVSAVLSNIGQFMVDGPNFGGLSGVVYALVGYVWWMGWLIPEKGLSLSKPIIGFMLFWLLLGYTSLMPINVANTAHLLGLLSGCLLAYLQFLKVKKHTY; encoded by the coding sequence ATGTTAGAACAAACCCTGCGGCCATTGGTGAAAGTAACGCAACATAATATTGCGCTACTGTTTTGCAATTACCTGAAAACACTGAATATCCAAGCGCAAGTTATTACCGAAGATGCTGGTTTTGTTGTTTACTGTCAGGATGATAAACATGAAATTGCTCAACAAGAGTTTGAGCAATTTATTGCTGATCCTTATCAAGTAAAATATCAACAAGCTGCATGGCAAAGTGGTGATGTTACCGATGTTAATCCACATGCTCCTGCATTGTTAACTAGTTTTAAAAGCCAATTTCTTTCACATGCAGGTATCGTCACGTTAACTATTTTTGCTTTATGCTGGTTAGTGTTTATTGCCAGTAATTTAGGCTGGGCGAATACGGTATTTCATCATTTACAATTCTATTCAACATTAAACCTTGATGCTGTATTACAGGCTCCTCATCGTTTGTTGGGTCCAGCTTTTTATCATTTCTCATGGCTACACATTGTGTTTAATACTATGTGGTGGTGGCAATTAGGTGGTTCGATAGAGCGTACAACTGGAAAATTTAGCTTAATAACTTTATTGCTTGTTTCTGCAGTACTATCAAATATTGGCCAGTTTATGGTTGATGGCCCTAATTTTGGTGGTTTATCGGGTGTTGTATATGCGCTTGTTGGTTATGTGTGGTGGATGGGCTGGTTAATACCTGAAAAAGGTTTATCGCTGTCAAAGCCAATCATCGGCTTTATGCTATTTTGGTTGTTGTTAGGCTACACCAGTTTAATGCCAATTAATGTGGCAAACACGGCTCACTTATTGGGTTTGCTCAGTGGTTGTTTACTGGCTTATCTTCAGTTCTTAAAAGTAAAAAAACACACGTACTGA
- a CDS encoding chorismate lyase, which yields MTTEHSLFPVQMLANWQAPETFIIPSNLHHWLLEPSSLTARLKQHCQHFRVQVLGQEVIACSAAEANEDIVAGEQVLVREVLLYCDDRPHVFARSLLPLRSLTGEQQQLAHLGTQSLGQVLFNHPDLLRKKIEVATFEAQTSVANLVSHLSLDTSLQPLWGRRSVFVLDAKPLMVAEVFLPDAVAYL from the coding sequence ATGACAACAGAACATTCATTATTTCCGGTGCAAATGCTAGCAAATTGGCAAGCACCTGAAACTTTCATTATTCCCAGTAATTTACATCATTGGTTACTTGAGCCTAGTTCGCTAACTGCGCGGCTAAAACAACATTGTCAGCACTTTCGTGTGCAAGTACTCGGGCAAGAAGTTATTGCTTGTAGTGCGGCAGAAGCCAATGAAGATATTGTCGCGGGTGAGCAAGTTTTGGTGCGCGAAGTGTTGTTGTATTGTGATGATAGACCTCACGTATTTGCTCGTAGTTTATTGCCTTTGCGCTCTTTAACTGGCGAGCAGCAGCAATTAGCCCATTTAGGCACGCAATCTTTAGGGCAGGTGTTATTTAATCATCCTGACTTATTAAGAAAAAAAATTGAAGTGGCAACATTTGAAGCACAAACCAGTGTGGCCAATTTGGTCAGCCATTTGTCGTTGGATACAAGTTTACAACCATTATGGGGACGTCGATCTGTATTTGTACTCGATGCTAAGCCATTAATGGTTGCTGAAGTATTTTTACCTGATGCGGTCGCATATTTATAA
- a CDS encoding alpha/beta hydrolase, translated as MKVLISNILLEQVQTKSLRIKDTLRDIFCSMQKVMIYLSLLTVCSSSFADKFVEQSVKITALDGFVLSAQLVPGAKGAAGVLLLHDCQHSAENYSALYAALSQQGLHVLALDLRGYGRSQNGIYSQAKIRQQADDIVGYQGELAALMLHWRKDVFKAFQYLKTQMKNNQTISIVTSGCSSNQAIYLAEKTAIKSIVMLSPELSYGDKEQFKTLADMPIYLISAKHQTKAMLNTRELFDWNGDAHSMLQVLKGDASSYYLLKHQSYLNDHIATWLSSTLINNE; from the coding sequence ATGAAGGTGTTGATAAGCAATATTTTGCTAGAACAGGTGCAAACAAAAAGTTTACGAATTAAAGATACCTTGAGAGATATTTTTTGTTCAATGCAAAAAGTGATGATTTACTTATCATTGCTTACTGTTTGCTCATCGTCATTTGCTGATAAATTTGTGGAACAATCGGTAAAAATAACGGCGCTTGATGGTTTTGTCTTATCAGCACAATTAGTGCCCGGCGCTAAAGGTGCAGCAGGTGTGTTGCTATTGCACGATTGCCAGCATTCAGCCGAAAATTATTCTGCATTATACGCGGCGCTGTCACAACAAGGGCTGCATGTTTTAGCGCTGGATCTGCGTGGCTATGGTCGCAGTCAAAATGGGATTTATTCACAAGCAAAAATTCGTCAGCAAGCCGATGATATTGTGGGCTATCAAGGTGAGTTAGCAGCACTGATGCTTCATTGGCGTAAAGATGTTTTTAAAGCCTTCCAGTATTTGAAAACTCAGATGAAGAATAACCAAACCATTAGCATAGTGACCAGTGGTTGTAGTAGCAATCAGGCTATTTACTTAGCAGAAAAAACAGCGATAAAAAGTATCGTGATGTTATCGCCAGAGCTAAGTTACGGTGACAAAGAACAATTTAAAACTCTAGCAGATATGCCTATTTATTTGATCAGCGCTAAACATCAAACCAAAGCGATGCTAAATACCCGAGAGTTATTTGATTGGAATGGAGACGCGCACTCTATGTTGCAAGTCTTGAAAGGTGATGCTTCTAGTTATTATTTATTAAAACATCAATCCTATCTCAATGATCATATTGCCACATGGCTATCTAGTACTTTGATAAATAACGAGTAA
- a CDS encoding Lrp/AsnC family transcriptional regulator: MLTEKDEELLSILRLNARASVSDMARATGVSRTAIQNRLNKLENNNVIEAYSVVLGSEYTSGLISSNVSLKVNPNLRQTICLALRKVHQISHIYSISGEYDLLVTIQASTLEKLSEVLNMVCSLEGVARTNSSIILDTIFKR; encoded by the coding sequence TTGTTAACCGAAAAAGACGAAGAGCTATTATCAATATTGCGACTAAACGCGCGCGCAAGTGTTTCTGACATGGCAAGAGCAACAGGCGTGTCAAGAACCGCTATTCAAAATCGCTTGAATAAGTTAGAAAATAACAATGTTATCGAAGCTTATAGTGTGGTGCTTGGTAGTGAATATACTAGCGGCTTAATTTCATCTAACGTGTCATTAAAGGTGAACCCTAATTTGCGACAAACGATTTGCTTAGCCTTAAGAAAAGTGCACCAAATTAGCCATATTTATTCCATCAGTGGTGAATACGATTTATTAGTGACAATACAAGCCAGTACGCTAGAAAAGCTCAGTGAAGTGTTGAATATGGTGTGCTCACTTGAAGGGGTCGCTAGAACAAACTCCTCAATAATTCTTGATACTATCTTTAAGCGCTAA
- a CDS encoding glycine C-acetyltransferase gives MTDSASTNNFYAHLTAQIDQVKEDGLYKAERVITTAQQPQIAVNTGEDVVNFCANNYLGLANHPSLIAAAKQGLDEHGFGMASVRFICGTQDIHKTLEQKLSTFLGMEDTILYSSCFDANAGLFETLLGPEDAIISDSLNHASIIDGVRLCKAKRFRYANNDAAELEARLIEADAAGARFKLIATDGVFSMDGVIANLKAVCDLADKYNAMVMVDDSHAVGFVGEEGRGSHEYCDVMGRVDIITGTLGKAMGGASGGYTSAKKEVVEWLRQRSRPYLFSNSLAPAIVNASIKVIDLLAEGGELRKTLKDNAAYFRTQMEAAGFTCAGADHAIIPVMLGDAKVASAMAERLLAEGIYVIGFSFPVVPKGQARIRTQISAAHTKAELDKAIEAFIRIGKEMKVIEG, from the coding sequence GTGACTGATTCGGCTAGCACAAACAATTTTTATGCTCATTTAACAGCGCAAATTGACCAAGTTAAAGAAGACGGTTTATATAAGGCTGAACGTGTCATCACGACAGCGCAACAACCACAAATTGCGGTAAATACTGGCGAAGATGTGGTAAATTTTTGTGCTAATAATTATTTAGGTTTAGCAAATCACCCATCACTAATTGCCGCGGCTAAACAAGGTTTAGATGAGCATGGTTTTGGTATGGCCTCAGTACGTTTTATTTGTGGCACGCAAGACATTCATAAAACCTTAGAGCAAAAGTTAAGTACCTTTTTAGGTATGGAAGATACTATTTTATATTCTTCATGCTTTGACGCAAATGCGGGTTTATTTGAAACCTTACTTGGGCCTGAAGACGCTATCATTAGTGACTCGCTTAACCATGCTTCAATTATTGACGGTGTGCGCTTATGTAAAGCAAAACGTTTTCGTTATGCTAACAATGACGCTGCTGAGCTTGAAGCACGTTTAATTGAAGCGGATGCCGCTGGTGCACGTTTTAAATTAATCGCCACTGATGGTGTGTTCTCGATGGATGGTGTTATTGCCAACTTGAAAGCGGTTTGTGATTTAGCTGATAAATACAATGCCATGGTGATGGTTGATGATTCACATGCCGTTGGTTTTGTTGGTGAAGAAGGTCGTGGTAGCCATGAATATTGTGATGTTATGGGTCGTGTTGACATTATTACCGGTACATTAGGTAAAGCAATGGGCGGTGCATCAGGTGGTTATACGTCAGCGAAAAAAGAAGTGGTTGAATGGTTACGTCAACGTTCGCGTCCTTACTTATTCTCTAACTCATTAGCCCCAGCAATTGTAAATGCATCAATTAAAGTGATTGATTTATTAGCAGAAGGCGGCGAATTACGTAAAACCTTAAAAGATAATGCAGCTTATTTTAGAACACAAATGGAAGCGGCAGGCTTTACTTGTGCCGGCGCTGACCACGCAATTATCCCTGTTATGCTTGGCGATGCCAAAGTAGCGAGTGCCATGGCTGAGCGTTTATTAGCGGAAGGCATTTATGTTATTGGTTTTTCTTTCCCTGTGGTACCAAAAGGCCAAGCACGTATTCGTACACAAATTTCTGCAGCGCATACTAAAGCTGAATTGGATAAAGCGATTGAAGCCTTTATTCGTATCGGTAAAGAAATGAAAGTGATTGAGGGCTAA
- a CDS encoding flagellar basal body-associated protein FliL — translation MKIPFILLLALLSTTSVKAADYAYFGFEPSIVTNYVAVKKKMGYVRLTVELMIEDSSNYDVVEHHSPLLRDAIIDIIGQQPEAKVRSINGRHEIQRLCEERVKQLLEQETGKPLIKKLLFTQWLDN, via the coding sequence ATGAAAATACCTTTTATTTTATTGTTAGCGTTGCTGAGCACTACCTCGGTTAAAGCCGCTGATTATGCTTATTTTGGCTTTGAACCCTCTATTGTCACCAATTATGTGGCAGTGAAAAAAAAGATGGGTTATGTACGCCTAACAGTGGAGTTAATGATCGAAGACTCTTCAAATTATGATGTCGTTGAACACCATTCGCCATTATTAAGAGATGCCATTATTGATATAATCGGCCAGCAACCTGAAGCAAAAGTAAGATCGATTAATGGCCGACATGAAATCCAGCGCTTGTGCGAAGAAAGAGTTAAACAGTTACTAGAACAAGAAACTGGCAAGCCATTAATTAAAAAACTGTTATTTACACAATGGCTAGATAATTAG
- the plsB gene encoding glycerol-3-phosphate 1-O-acyltransferase PlsB, with the protein MLAIRKLFYFLLRLPITLLVCCKVVADKIINAKKLTAEQPVFYVLRHQSASDVLALRIACKKANLPDPLNDVKVNGQTLSRLLFLEKPTALFHWRKQQKTTAIAQGFELLNAHAKNEHLDAQLIPANVIWGRTPTKEKNNTNVGALLADQESPTWLRKFFIVLFLGRHTMVRFSEAISFRHMADKHGSNEASARKLIRIARFHFHRQIIAATGPRLMHRQQMFNNLMVNPAIKRLISEEAKSKDTSEAEIKKQALAIMDEIAGDYRDVTVRFGERILGWLWNRLYNGIEVSKAERLRNLAQEGHEIIYVPCHRSHMDYLLLTYVIFQQGLVTPRIAAGINLNFWPAGPIFRKAGAFFIRRSFKGNRLYSTIFREYLGLLFERGYPVKYYSEGGRSRTGRLLSPKTGMLAMTIQSLLRGIDRPLTLVPVYLGYEHVMEVGTYHKELSGSKKKGESIFGVIKAIRNLRNYGKGYVNFGEPININQFLNNHVPDWKQAIDPIDPQKPKWLTPSVNLLAQQVMTSINQCAALNGVALVSLILHATDNKALTKVELISQLDFFLALQRFAPYHAELTIPTETGAEILEHVILLNKVTINQDSFGDIISLTDSAILELRYYRNNILHTYILPSLVCRLLERNAKISQDDLLAQIQRLVELLKTDLFLWQSKDDVKQQVAAVCQFLASEGIAKQSKAGFWSLSTDDETRAKVRLIAECVNETMQRFAIITSLLSQLAPITKSDLNEKVVAIAQRLSVLNNINAPEFIDKKAQSTLITAMKDQGYIVLDDDDKLVDSSTLSLLKSSVSNLVDIEVLQSIVR; encoded by the coding sequence ATGTTAGCCATTCGTAAATTATTTTATTTCTTACTACGTTTACCGATAACCTTATTAGTCTGCTGCAAAGTTGTGGCCGACAAAATAATTAATGCCAAAAAATTAACCGCCGAACAACCGGTATTTTATGTACTGCGTCATCAATCGGCCAGTGATGTTTTGGCGTTACGTATTGCTTGTAAAAAAGCTAATTTACCCGATCCATTAAACGACGTGAAGGTGAACGGCCAAACCTTATCTCGGCTGCTATTTTTAGAAAAGCCGACCGCATTATTTCATTGGCGTAAGCAACAAAAAACTACGGCAATAGCGCAAGGCTTCGAATTACTTAATGCTCACGCTAAAAATGAGCACCTTGATGCACAACTTATTCCCGCCAATGTTATTTGGGGCCGTACCCCAACCAAAGAAAAAAATAATACCAATGTTGGTGCTTTACTAGCAGACCAAGAATCTCCCACTTGGTTACGAAAATTTTTTATTGTCTTATTTTTAGGGCGCCATACGATGGTGCGCTTTAGTGAAGCTATTTCATTTCGCCATATGGCGGATAAACATGGCAGTAATGAAGCAAGTGCAAGAAAACTAATACGCATCGCACGCTTTCATTTTCATCGCCAAATTATCGCGGCCACAGGTCCTCGGCTGATGCATCGCCAGCAAATGTTCAATAATTTGATGGTCAACCCTGCTATTAAGCGTTTGATCAGTGAAGAAGCAAAGAGTAAAGACACCAGCGAAGCAGAAATTAAAAAACAAGCTTTGGCGATAATGGACGAAATAGCCGGTGATTACCGCGATGTTACCGTACGTTTCGGCGAGAGAATATTGGGCTGGTTATGGAACCGCTTGTATAACGGCATTGAAGTTAGCAAAGCTGAACGTCTGCGAAATTTAGCACAAGAAGGTCATGAAATTATCTACGTGCCTTGCCATCGCAGCCACATGGATTACTTGCTACTAACCTATGTCATTTTTCAACAAGGCCTAGTAACACCTCGCATTGCCGCCGGCATTAATTTAAATTTTTGGCCTGCAGGTCCTATTTTTAGAAAAGCAGGTGCCTTTTTCATTCGTCGTAGCTTTAAAGGCAACCGTCTGTATTCCACTATTTTTCGTGAATACTTAGGTTTACTTTTCGAACGCGGTTATCCGGTAAAATATTATTCTGAAGGTGGTCGTAGTAGAACGGGTCGTTTGCTATCCCCCAAAACAGGTATGCTAGCCATGACCATTCAAAGTCTATTACGTGGTATCGACCGCCCGTTAACACTAGTACCCGTGTATTTGGGTTATGAACACGTAATGGAAGTTGGTACTTATCATAAAGAATTAAGTGGTAGCAAAAAGAAAGGTGAATCAATATTTGGCGTGATCAAAGCCATTCGTAATTTACGCAATTACGGTAAAGGTTATGTTAATTTTGGCGAGCCAATCAATATTAACCAGTTTTTAAATAATCATGTCCCTGATTGGAAACAAGCTATCGATCCTATTGATCCGCAAAAGCCAAAATGGTTAACGCCTAGCGTTAACTTACTAGCGCAGCAAGTCATGACCTCCATTAATCAATGTGCCGCGTTAAATGGTGTTGCCTTGGTTTCACTGATTTTACATGCCACTGACAATAAAGCCTTAACTAAGGTTGAGTTAATCAGCCAACTTGACTTTTTCTTAGCACTACAACGCTTTGCGCCTTATCATGCAGAGTTAACTATACCCACCGAAACCGGTGCCGAGATATTAGAACACGTCATATTGCTCAATAAAGTCACTATTAATCAAGACAGTTTTGGCGACATTATTTCGCTAACCGACAGTGCAATACTAGAGTTACGTTACTATCGTAATAATATTTTGCATACCTACATATTACCGTCACTGGTTTGCCGTTTATTAGAACGTAACGCAAAAATTAGTCAGGATGATTTGCTGGCTCAAATTCAACGCTTAGTCGAACTACTAAAAACAGACTTGTTCTTATGGCAATCGAAAGATGACGTAAAACAGCAAGTAGCCGCGGTTTGTCAGTTTTTAGCCAGTGAAGGTATTGCCAAACAAAGTAAAGCAGGCTTTTGGTCGCTCAGCACTGACGATGAGACACGAGCAAAGGTACGTTTAATTGCTGAATGTGTTAATGAAACCATGCAACGTTTCGCGATTATTACTTCATTGCTTAGTCAGTTAGCCCCGATTACAAAGTCTGACCTGAACGAAAAAGTTGTCGCCATCGCGCAACGTTTATCGGTCTTAAACAACATTAATGCCCCTGAGTTTATTGATAAAAAAGCTCAATCAACATTGATCACCGCGATGAAAGATCAAGGTTATATCGTCTTAGATGACGATGATAAGCTGGTTGATAGCAGTACACTCAGTTTATTGAAGAGTTCGGTCAGTAATTTAGTGGATATCGAAGTGCTGCAAAGTATTGTTCGCTAA